In a single window of the Flavobacteriales bacterium genome:
- a CDS encoding VOC family protein has product MKYSHTIFYVENVQETLEFYQNALGFDVKFTTPEKDYGEINSGETTLGFANFELADFNLPKGYQKMNKDESPIGIEIAFTSDNIEADLKKAQEAGAEIYQELTDKPWGQKVAYIRDNNGFLIEIGTPMEEE; this is encoded by the coding sequence ATGAAGTATTCTCACACTATTTTTTATGTTGAAAATGTTCAAGAAACTCTTGAGTTTTATCAAAATGCATTAGGTTTTGACGTCAAATTCACTACTCCCGAAAAAGATTATGGAGAAATAAACTCTGGGGAAACCACTTTAGGTTTTGCAAATTTTGAATTGGCGGATTTCAATCTTCCAAAAGGGTATCAAAAAATGAATAAAGACGAATCACCCATAGGAATAGAAATCGCTTTTACATCTGATAATATTGAGGCTGATCTTAAAAAAGCTCAAGAAGCTGGAGCTGAAATATACCAAGAATTAACCGATAAACCTTGGGGACAAAAAGTAGCTTATATTAGAGATAATAATGGGTTTTTGATTGAGATAGGAACCCCTAT